One Setaria viridis chromosome 5, Setaria_viridis_v4.0, whole genome shotgun sequence genomic region harbors:
- the LOC117857385 gene encoding vesicle-fusing ATPase yields the protein MEVVNTPTQELALTNCAFVSAADLRRFPNSIALVGDALVLTLRAHDTVASGRIALNGIQRRQAKVSSGDSVAVSSFVPPEDFKLALLTLELSYVKAKANQEQLDAVLLAGQLRKRFLDQVMTTGQKVTFEFCGTNYIFIVNQALLEGQESSTPLDRGFLSSDTYIIFEAAPNSGIKVINQKEAASSKLFKHKEFNLEKLGIGGLSAEFTDIFRRAFASRVFPPHVVSRLGINHVKGILLYGPPGTGKTLMARQIGKLLNGKDPKIVNGPEVLSKFVGETEKNVRDLFADAENEQRTRGDESDLHVIIFDEIDAICKSRGSTRDGTGVHDSIVNQLLTKIDGVEALNNVLLIGMTNRKDLLDEALLRPGRLEVHIEINLPDENGRFQILQIHTNRMKESSFLSPDVNLQELAARTKNYSGAELEGVVKSAVSYALNRQISMDDLTKPLDEESIKVTMDDFVNGLQEITPAFGASTDNLERCRLRGIVDCGNPHKHIYQRAMLLVEQVKVSRGSPLVTCLLEGPAGSGKSATAATVGIDSDFAYVKVISAETMIGCSESSKCAQICKVFEDAYKSSLSIIILDDIERLLEYVAIGPRFSNLISQTLLVLLKRVPPKGKNLLVIGTTSEVGFLESIGMCDVFSVTYHVPKLKKEDAKKVLQHLNVFNEGDIDAAAEALDDMPLKKLYTLVEMAAQGRTGGSAEAIYAGKEKIDIDHFFSILGDIIRY from the exons ATGGAGGTGGTGAACACGCCCACCCAGGAACTCGCCCTCACAAACTGCGCCTTCGtctccgccgccgacctccgccgCTTCCCCAACTCCATCGCCCTCGTCGGCGACGCCCTCGTCCTCACCCTACG AGCTCATGATACCGTTGCAAGTGGTCGCATTGCTTTGAATGGCATCCAGCGTCGGCAGGCAAAGGTTTCTTCTGGTGATTCTGTTGCAGTCAGCAG CTTTGTTCCTCCTGAAGATTTCAAGCTGGCTTTGCTTACACTAGAGCTATCATATGTCAAGGCAAAAGCCAACCAAGAGCAG TTGGATGCTGTTTTGCTTGCCGGACAACTGCGGAAAAGATTTCTTGACCAG GTCATGACAACTGGGCAAAAAGTAACATTTGAATTCTGTGGGACAAACTATATATTCATTGTAAATCAAGCGTTGCTAGAAGGCCAAGAGAGTTCCACACCATTGGACAGAGGGTTCCTGTCAAGTGACACATACATCATATTTGAGGCAGCCCCTAATTCGGGAATTAAG GTGATCAACCAAAAGGAAGCTGCTAGCAGCAAGCTTTTCAAGCATAAAGAGTTTAACCTGGAGAAGTTGGGTATAGGTGGATTAAGTGCTGAGTTTACAGACATCTTTCGCAGGGCATTTGCTTCTCGAGTGTTTCCACCTCACGTTGTTAGTAG GTTAGGTATAAATCATGTCAAGGGTATACTTCTATATGGACCCCCTGGTACCGGGAAGACACTTATGGCCCGACAAATCGGGAAATTGCTAAACGGGAAGGATCCCAAG ATTGTAAATGGACCTGAAGTCTTGAGCAAATTTGTTGGTGAAACAGAGAAGAACGTGAGAGATCTATTTGCAGATGCTGAGAATGAACAGAGAACACGTG GTGATGAGAGTGACCTTCATGTCATCATCTTTGATGAAATTGATGCTATCTGCAAG TCAAGAGGTTCCACCAGAGATGGTACAGGTGTACATGACAGCATTGTAAACCAGCTACTAACAAAG ATAGATGGTGTTGAAGCACTAAACAATGTTCTGCTTATTGGAATGACGAATAGGAAAGATTTGCTTGATGAAGCTTTGTTGAG GCCTGGAAGATTGGAAGTACACATTGAGATAAACCTACCTGATGAAAATGGGCGCTTCCAAATTCTTCAAATACACACGAATAGGATGAAAGAGAGCTCTTTCCTTTCGCCAGATGTTAATCTGCAAGAGCTTG CTGCACGAACTAAGAACTACAGTGGAGCAGAATTGGAAGGTGTTGTTAAAAGTGCAGTTTCATATGCTTTGAACCGTCAAATTAGTATGGATGACCTTACCAAGCCTTTGGATGAGGAAAGCATTAAGGTCACTATGGATGATTTTGTGAATGGACTTCAAGAAATTACCCCCGCATTTGGAGCATCTACTGATAACCTTGAAAGATGCAG GTTACGTGGTATTGTTGACTGTGGCAATCCGCATAAGCACATTTATCAACGAGCTATGCTCCTAGTGGAGCAGGTTAAAGTTAGCAGAGGTAGCCCTCTTGTCACTTGCCTCTTGGAAGGACCGGCTGGAAG TGGTAAATCAGCTACGGCAGCTACTGTTGGCATCGATAGTGATTTTGCTTATGTAAAAGTT ATATCAGCTGAGACAATGATTGGTTGCAGTGAAAGCAGCAAGTGTGCACAGATATGCAAG GTTTTTGAGGATGCATACAAATCTTCACTGAGCATCATAATTCTCGATGACATAGAGAG GTTACTGGAGTATGTTGCTATTGGACCCCGCTTCTCAAACTTGATCTCACAAACGCTTCTGGTTCTCCTCAAAAGGGTTCCTCCGAAG GGGAAGAATTTGCTTGTGATTGGAACGACAAGCGAGGTGGGATTTCTAGAGTCCATTGGCATGTGTGATGTCTTCTCTGTGACCTACCATGTTCCTAAACTGAAGAAAGAGGATGCCAAAAAG GTGCTACAGCATCTCAATGTGTTCAATGAAGGAGATATCGATGCAGCAGCGGAAGCATTGGATGAT ATGCCACTTAAGAAGTTATATACACTCGTTGAGATGGCGGCACAGGGGAGGACTGGAGGAAGTGCAGAAGCAATTTATGCTGGAAAGGAAAAGATTGATATTGACCATTTCTTTAGCATCTTGGGTGATATTATCCGCTATTAA
- the LOC117857386 gene encoding mannan endo-1,4-beta-mannosidase 2: MAVGGGLALYHVLGVATCVALLYFTFGEVDLRHISLSSLPASGFGFGSGAGPSSSSSRAAAAVTAPFVERRGAQLFLDGQPFYPNGWNSYWLMDQAVEPRSRDRASRMFRAAAEMGLTVCRSWAFNDGAYNALQVSPGHFDTRVFKALDWVVVEAGRHGVRLILSLANNLEAYGGKTQYVRWAWEEGVGLSASNDSFFYDPAIRDYFKAYLKTLLTRKNHLTGVEYRDDPTILAWELMNEPRCTTDPSGDTLQRWIEEMAAYVKSIDKKHLLTVGTEGFYGPTSPESKRDVNPGVWKDNNYGSDFIRNAKIPDIDFASIHLYPDTWLQKQHATVNEKLQFVKRWVSSHIEDGDKELNKPVLTTEFGLSHRAQGFDPSHRDVFYKAIYDIVYASASRGGAGAAALVWQLAPEGMEEFHDDYSVVPSEHPSLRRLIKKQSCRLAKLRPGVGEEAKRVLAACAAGSS; encoded by the exons atggcggtgggcggcggcctgGCCCTGTACCACGTCCTCGGCGTGGCCACCTGCGTGGCGCTGCTCTACTTCACCTTCGGCGAGGTGGACCTCCGCCACATCTCGCTCTCGTCCCTGCCCGCCtccggcttcggcttcggctccggcgccgggccctcctcctcctcctcccgcgcggccgccgccgtgacgGCGCCCTTCGTGGAGCGGCGGGGCGCGCAGCTGTTCCTGGACGGCCAGCCGTTCTACCCGAACGGGTGGAACTCCTACTGGCTCATGGACCAGGCCGTGGAGCCCCGGAGCCGCGACCGCGCGTCCCGCAtgttccgcgccgccgccgagatggGCCTCACCGTGTGCCGCTCCTGGGCCTTCAACGACGGCGCCTACAACGCGCTCCAGGTCTCCCCCGGCCACTTCGACACGCGCGTCTTCAAG GCGCTGGactgggtggtggtggaggccgggcGGCACGGGGTGCGGCTGATCCTGAGCCTGGCGAACAACCTGGAGGCGTACGGCGGGAAGACGCAGTACGTGCGGTGGGCGTGGGAGGAGGGCGTCGGCCTCTCCGCCTCCAACGATTCCTTCTTCTACGACCCCGCCATCCGCGACTACTTCAAAGCCTACCTCAAG ACGCTGCTGACGAGGAAGAACCACTTGACAGGGGTGGAGTACAGGGACGACCCCACTATCCTCGCGTGGGAGCTGATGAACGAGCCCCGCTGCACCACGGACCCATCCGGCGACACGCTGCAG CGCTGGAtcgaggagatggcggcgtacGTCAAGTCCATCGACAAGAAGCATCTCCTCACCGTCGGCACCGAAGGGTTCTACGGGCCGACGAGCCCGGAGAGCAAGCGGGACGTCAACCCGGGCGTCTGGAAGGACAACAACTACGGCTCGGACTTCATCCGCAACGCCAAGATCCCGGACATCGACTTCGCTTCCATCCATCTCTACCCTGACACCTG GCTGCAGAAGCAGCACGCCACGGTGAACGAGAAGCTCCAGTTCGTGAAGCGGTGGGTGTCCTCCCACATCGAGGACGGGGACAAGGAGCTGAACAAGCCGGTGCTCACCACCGAGTTCGGGCTGTCGCACCGCGCCCAGGGCTTCGACCCCTCCCACCGCGACGTCTTCTACAAGGCCATCTACGACATCGTCTACGCGTCGGCGTCCCGGGgaggcgcgggcgccgccgccttaGTGTGGCAGCTCGCCCCGGAGGGCATGGAGGAGTTCCACGACGACTACTCGGTCGTGCCCAGCGAGCACCCGTCGCTGCGCAGGCTCATCAAGAAGCAGTCGTGCAGGCTCGCCAAGCTGAGGCCCGGGGTCGGGGAAGAGGCCAAGCGGGTGCTGGCGGCGTGCGCCGCCGGCTCGTCGTAG
- the LOC117855476 gene encoding carotenoid cleavage dioxygenase 8 homolog B, chloroplastic, which produces MSPTMPSSLCVFAAMSGAAAGRPGSGAAVPGRLATSQGAKGKRAVAQPLAASVVTETPTPAIDPAAPPPPARPVVDAPPRRRGGRGGGEHAAWKSVRQERWEGALEVEGELPLWLDGTYLRNGPGLWNLGDYGFRHLFDGYATLVRVSLRNGRAVGAHRQIESEAYKAARAHGKVCYREFSEVPKPDSFLSYVGQLASLFSGSSLTDNSNTGVVRLGDGRVLCLTETIKGSIVIDPDTLDTLGKFEYTDNQGGLIHSAHPIVTDTEFWTLIPDLIRPGYSVVRMDAGTNERRFVGRVDCRGGPAPGWVHSFPITEHYVVVPEMPLRYCAKNLLRAEPTPLYKFEWHLESGSYMHVMCKASGRVVASVEVPPFVTFHFINAYEETDAEGRVTAIIADCCEHNANTSILDKLRLQNLRSSAGQDVLPDARVGRFRIPLDGSPFGELESALDPDEHGRGMDMCSINPAHVGKEYRYAYACGARRPCNFPNTLTKIDLVEKTAKNWYEEGAVPSEPFFVPRPGAVEEDDGVAISMVSSRDGSAYALVLDAKTFQEVARAKFPHAMPYGLHCCWVPRNTNA; this is translated from the exons ATGTCTCCTACGATGCCCTCGTCGCTCTGTGTGTtcgcggcgatgtccggcgctgccgccgggcGGCCTGGCAGTGGCGCGGCGGTGCCTGGCCGTCTGGCCACCAGCCAGGGAGCCAAGGGCAAGCGGGCCGTGGCGCAGCCTCTCGCGGCTAGCGTCGTGACGGAGACGCCGACGCCGGCCATAGACccggcggccccgccgccgccagctcggcCCGTGGTCGACGCCCCACCGCGACGCCGtgggggacgcggcggcggcgagcacgcggCGTGGAAGAGCGTCCGGCAGGAGAGGTGGGAGGGGGCCCTCGAGGTGGAAGGCGAGCTGCCGCTCTGGCTG GACGGCACGTACCTGAGGAACGGCCCGGGGCTGTGGAACCTCGGCGACTACGGCTTCCGGCACCTGTTCGACGGCTACGCCACCCTTGTCCGCGTCTCGCTCCGCAACGGGCGCGCGGTGGGCGCGCACCGCCAGATCGAGTCGGAGGCGTACaaggcggcgcgcgcgcacggcAAGGTGTGCTACCGCGAGTTCTCCGAGGTGCCCAAGCCGGACAGCTTCCTCTCCTACGTGGGCCAGCTCGCCAGCCTCTTCTCGGGCTCCTCGCTCACCGACAACTCCAACACGGGCGTCGTCAGGCTCGGCGACGGCCGCGTGCTCTGCCTGACGGAGACCATCAAGGGCTCCATCGTCATCGACCCGGACACGCTCGACACCCTCGGCAAGTTCGAGTACACGGACAACCAGGGGGGCCTGATCCACTCGGCGCACCCGATCGTGACCGACACCGAGTTCTGGACGCTGATCCCGGACCTGATACGACCGGGCTACTCGGTCGTGCGGATGGACGCCGGGACCAACGAGCGGCGGTTCGTGGGCAGGGTGGACTGCCGCGGGGGCCCGGCGCCCGGGTGGGTGCACTCGTTCCCCATCACCGAGCACTACGTGGTGGTGCCGGAGATGCCGCTCCGGTACTGCGCCAAGAACCTGCTCCGCGCGGAGCCCACGCCGCTGTACAAGTTCGAGTGGCACCTCGAGTCGGGGAGCTACATGCACGTCATGTGCAAGGCCAGCGGCAGGGTCGTGGCCAGCGTGGAGGTGCCGCCGTTCGTGACGTTCCACTTCATCAACGCGTACGAGGAGACGGACGCGGAAGGGCGTGTGACGGCCATCATCGCTGACTGCTGCGAGCACAACGCGAACACCTCCATCCTCGATAAGCTCCGCCTCCAGAACCTCCGATCCTCCGCTGGCCAGGACGTCCTCCCCGACGCCAG AGTGGGCCGGTTCAGGATACCTCTGGACGGGAGCCCGTTCGGCGAGCTGGAGTCGGCGCTGGACCCCGACGAGCACGGCCGCGGGATGGACATGTGCAGCATCAACCCGGCCCACGTCGGCAAGGAGTACCGGTACGCTTACGCCTGCGGCGCCCGCCGGCCGTGCAACTTCCCCAACACCCTCACCAAGATCGACCTGGTGGAGAAGACGGCCAAGAACTGGTACGAGGAGGGCGCCGTGCCGTCCGAGCCCTTCTTCGTGCCACGTCCCGgcgccgtggaggaggacgacg GGGTGGCGATATCGATGGTGAGCTCCAGGGACGGATCGGCCTACGCGCTGGTGCTGGACGCCAAGACGTTCCAGGAGGTCGCGAGGGCCAAGTTCCCGCACGCGATGCCCTACGGCTTGCACTGCTGCTGGGTGCCCCGGAACACGAACGCGTAG
- the LOC117857310 gene encoding uncharacterized protein translates to MILSGSTKSEESTVAHKKQRRACVSWAATTKETKSQHKQHAMVMEEAMDSEMSLSNMVLGFFEDFERERWPENDDDDEGSSGGDTAESKAFWRTQHSQLHEALSKTSPAESRIRADTEAAIKSMRAAAAAGTACSCTGRPAAGGDCRRCMLRRVAERLRDAGYNSALCTSKWTRSPDIPSGEHSYVDVVVQTRSGKAVRVVVELSFRAEFEVARAGAEYRALVAALPEVFVGRADRLRAVVKAMCAAAKQCMKENNMHMGPWRKHKYMQAKWLGTPERTAAVAAAAAAPPVAPPVVVGSPEKQTKFRASMLTFDFGRTAVEVV, encoded by the exons ATGATCCTCTCCGGGTCGACCAAGTCGGAGGAGAGCACCGTTGCGCACAAAAAGCAAAGGAGAGCCTGTGTCAGTTGGGCAGCCACAACGAAAGAAACCAAATCGCAGCACAAACAGCACGCCATGGTGATGGAGGAGGCGATGGACAGCGAGATGAGCCTGTCGAACATGGTGCTGGGCTTCTTCGAGGATTTCGAGAGGGAGCGGTGGCCGgagaacgacgacgacgacgagggctccagcggcggcgacaCCGCCGAGAGCAAGGCCTTCTGGCGGACCCAACATTCCCAGCTGCAT GAGGCCCTGTCCAAGACCAGCCCGGCCGAGAGCAGGATCCGGGCGGACACGGAGGCGGCCATCAAGAgcatgcgcgccgccgccgcggcgggcacggcgtgCTCCTGCACGGGGCGgcccgcggccggcggggaCTGCCGGCGCTGCATGCTCCGGCGCGTCGCCGAGCGGCTGCGCGACGCCGGGTACAACAGCGCGCTCTGCACGTCCAAGTGGACGCGCTCGCCGGACATCCCTTCAG GCGAGCACAGCTACGTGGACGTGGTGGTGCAGACGCGGAGCGGCAAGGCGGTGCGCGTGGTGGTGGAGCTCAGCTTCCGCGCCGAGTTCGAGgtggcgcgcgccggcgccgagtACCGGGCGCTGGTGGCCGCGCTGCCGGAGGTGTTCGTCGGCCGGGCCGACCGGCTGCGCGCCGTGGTCAAGGCCAtgtgcgccgccgccaagcaGTGCATGAAGGAGAACAACATGCACATGGGGCCCTGGAGGAAGCACAAGTACATGCAGGCCAAGTGGCTCGGCACGCCCGAGCGcaccgcggccgtggcggcggcggcggcggcgccgccggtggctcCCCCGGTGGTGGTCGGCTCGCCCGAGAAGCAGACCAAGTTCAGGGCCTCCATGCTGACCTTCGACTTTGGCCGGACGGCGGTGGAGGTCGTGTGA